In Primulina eburnea isolate SZY01 chromosome 3, ASM2296580v1, whole genome shotgun sequence, one DNA window encodes the following:
- the LOC140828402 gene encoding serine/threonine-protein phosphatase 7 long form homolog: MTALHDHCISNLVNDETSEVDVVKFTRCVALMIIGGIMFPDYQGGSARLIFLQLLRDVDNVKSYSWGSAVLEFLYRELCNASRIEKTTMAGPLYLLQVWAWSMIKCVNPDRNGLTLVVPPVDPDAFIPVSPYGARWKYGFSYTHSPTHSVRIIRDSLDRMNNNEFNWSVYQKNDIDVKTIIDSYDNKIWRCVCPLICFDIVEMHRPSRVMRQFRRRQSIPGSAVDNDDMHNITRIGHRNTDWREYHRNSIELWNNRLSYVCKGVRQGRSMQTDED; the protein is encoded by the exons ATGACTGCACTACACGATCATTGTATATCTAACCTTGTTAATGATGAAACTTCAGAAGTAGATGTTGTGAAATTTACTCGTTGTGTTGCGTTAATGATTATTGGAGGGATAATGTTCCCTGACTACCAAGGAGGGTCAGCTAGACTTATATTTTTGCAACTGCTACGAGATGTTGATAACGTGAAGTCTTATAGTTGGGGTAGTGCAGTTTTAGAATTTCTATACCGTGAGTTGTGTAACGCATCACGTATAGAGAAGACTACAATGGCTGGACCTTTATATCTCCTGCAG gTATGGGCATGGAGCATGATTAAATGTGTTAACCCCGATCGAAATGGGTTAACATTAGTTGTACCTCCCGTTGATCCGGATGCTTTCATTCCAGTTTCTCCATATGGTGCACG gtGGAAATATGGATTTAGTTACACACATTCGCCAACACATTCTGTAAGAATTATAAGGGATTCTCTAGATCGTATGAATAATAATGAG TTTAATTGGAGCGTATATCAGAAAAATGACATAGATGTGAAGACAATTATTGATTCATACGACAATAAAATATGGAGATGTGTTTGTCCCCTTATATGCTTTGACATCGTGGAGATGCATCGTCCTAGTCGTGTAATGCGACAATTTCGAAGACGACAATCAATTCCAGGGTCTGCCGTCGACAATGACGATATGCATAATATCACGAGAATAGGACATCGAAACACCGATTGGAGAGAGTATCATAGAAATTCAATTGAGTTGTGGAATAATCGGCTCAGCTATGTTTGTAAAGGGGTGCGACAAGGGCGATCGATGCAAACTGACGAAGACTAA